The Hydrogenobacter thermophilus TK-6 genome window below encodes:
- a CDS encoding helix-turn-helix domain-containing protein: MGLVALSGFVLWLVSFPMAGFLLGSANFLPYFLLPHIAGFVLWFFVGERLLSLANVFTAVAALLTAVYPYVDSKELVMSAIGFFSSATAVLVGYRLQLGAVWAFLGLAVGNLLSFALSLAPFEGGVKYLVVSLGLLVLLLPLEGKVNAQKVEREFYRLLPFFFFFYLVGGVMYKGFMEFYGNVAYLSGVEVLFYVLGVLLSYALLKRYTQQALISLASVFLVISLPLFHMGGDVFLNAGMFSLQLGFGFADFFLLLSLYSLRNPLRAYPLGFFAVCAGILTGYFVSLARYYGDFFIVFSYLALFLSVLYYFSQGGKAGEKVKESDPQKPEVRKTPKDFLRELEESIPDNKKKLSGRELEVLSMLLEGCSYEVVSERMGITTSSVREYARRGLEKLELSKEELCALYSENFSPKSATLK; this comes from the coding sequence GTGGGTCTGGTGGCTCTGAGTGGGTTTGTGCTGTGGCTTGTGTCCTTTCCTATGGCTGGCTTTTTGTTGGGAAGCGCTAACTTCCTTCCCTACTTTCTACTGCCTCATATTGCAGGCTTTGTGCTGTGGTTCTTTGTGGGGGAGAGGCTACTTTCTCTTGCCAATGTATTCACTGCGGTTGCGGCTCTGCTGACTGCGGTCTATCCCTATGTGGACAGTAAGGAGCTGGTCATGTCAGCCATAGGCTTTTTCTCCTCCGCCACTGCTGTCTTGGTGGGCTACAGGCTACAGCTGGGAGCTGTCTGGGCTTTTTTGGGGCTTGCGGTGGGTAATCTTCTCTCTTTTGCTCTTTCCTTGGCACCTTTTGAGGGTGGTGTAAAGTACCTTGTGGTCTCTCTGGGGCTTTTGGTCTTGCTTTTGCCTCTGGAGGGAAAGGTGAATGCGCAAAAGGTGGAGAGGGAGTTTTACAGACTTCTGCCTTTCTTCTTTTTCTTCTACTTGGTGGGTGGTGTTATGTACAAGGGTTTTATGGAGTTCTATGGAAATGTTGCGTACCTTTCTGGTGTTGAGGTGCTCTTTTACGTTCTTGGCGTGCTTCTATCTTACGCGCTTCTCAAAAGATACACGCAGCAAGCTCTTATAAGCTTAGCGTCAGTTTTTCTGGTGATTTCCCTCCCACTTTTTCATATGGGTGGCGATGTCTTTTTAAACGCCGGCATGTTTTCCCTTCAGCTGGGCTTTGGCTTTGCGGACTTTTTCCTCCTACTGAGCCTCTACTCTCTAAGAAACCCTCTTAGGGCTTATCCGCTGGGTTTTTTTGCCGTCTGCGCCGGAATACTCACGGGCTACTTTGTAAGCCTTGCCAGGTATTACGGAGACTTTTTCATAGTGTTTAGTTACCTTGCGCTGTTTCTCTCTGTGCTTTACTACTTTTCGCAGGGGGGCAAAGCTGGGGAGAAGGTAAAAGAGTCAGACCCTCAAAAGCCTGAAGTGCGTAAAACTCCTAAGGATTTTCTGAGAGAGCTTGAGGAGAGCATACCGGACAACAAGAAAAAGCTCAGCGGTAGGGAGCTGGAAGTGCTGAGCATGCTTTTGGAAGGATGCTCTTACGAGGTTGTCTCTGAGCGTATGGGAATTACTACCTCCAGCGTAAGGGAGTATGCCAGAAGGGGACTTGAAAAGCTGGAGCTTAGTAAGGAGGAGCTGTGCGCTCTTTACTCAGAGAATTTTAGTCCCAAGAGCGCTACTTTAAAATAA
- a CDS encoding aldehyde dehydrogenase family protein — protein MKEKGPFIGGRYWQSDELIEVRYPYTGELVGKVFKGTEAHVQEAIKVAKEGFKKLSSMTAYERYSILMRASLMLQERAEEFAKSLVLEVGKTIREARTEVQRAIQTLIFSAEEAKRIGGEVVPLDAHPNGKGKVGFYIRQPVGIVCAITPFNFPLNLSMHKVAPALAAGNAVLLKPSERTPLTPLMLAELLVSAGIPPQAISVIPGYGDVGRAMTTHPDVRVVSFTGSKRVGEIITRQAGIKRVVLELGSNSALVLHKDGNIKKAVEKTVLGGYAIAGQVCISVQRVFVHEDVFDEYLSELKRAVDSLKVGDPLKEDTDVGPMISTSEVERVQEWLSEAVKEGARLVRGGVACAESKALLEPTIVSLLPPHAKLFREEAFAPVVVVNPYRDIEEAIRAVNDSEYGLQASIFTKDIDIAWEFIRKVEAGGVLINEGPNFRADQMPYGGVKASGIGREGPKFAIEDYTEIKMVVWDLNP, from the coding sequence ATGAAGGAAAAGGGACCCTTTATTGGTGGCAGGTATTGGCAAAGCGATGAGCTTATAGAAGTGCGCTATCCCTACACGGGTGAGCTGGTGGGCAAAGTGTTTAAAGGCACAGAGGCTCATGTGCAAGAGGCTATAAAGGTAGCCAAGGAAGGCTTTAAAAAGCTCTCCTCCATGACCGCTTACGAAAGGTATTCCATCCTCATGAGAGCCTCGCTGATGCTCCAAGAGAGAGCAGAGGAGTTTGCCAAAAGCTTGGTGCTGGAGGTGGGAAAAACCATAAGGGAGGCAAGGACGGAAGTCCAAAGAGCCATCCAGACGCTGATATTTTCCGCAGAAGAAGCTAAAAGGATAGGTGGGGAGGTGGTGCCTCTGGACGCTCATCCCAACGGGAAGGGAAAGGTGGGCTTTTACATAAGGCAGCCTGTAGGCATAGTCTGTGCCATAACACCCTTTAACTTTCCCCTAAACCTTTCTATGCATAAGGTGGCACCTGCGCTGGCTGCTGGCAACGCGGTGCTTTTAAAACCCTCCGAGAGGACACCTCTCACACCTCTCATGCTGGCAGAACTTTTGGTTTCTGCGGGCATACCACCTCAAGCCATAAGCGTGATTCCCGGATACGGCGATGTGGGCAGAGCCATGACCACCCATCCTGATGTTAGGGTGGTCTCTTTTACCGGCAGCAAGAGGGTGGGCGAGATAATCACCCGTCAGGCTGGCATAAAGAGGGTGGTGCTGGAGCTGGGTTCCAACTCCGCCTTGGTGCTTCACAAAGACGGCAACATAAAAAAGGCTGTGGAGAAAACGGTCTTGGGAGGCTACGCCATAGCTGGACAGGTGTGCATATCCGTCCAGAGGGTTTTTGTGCATGAGGATGTTTTTGATGAGTACCTTTCTGAGCTTAAAAGAGCTGTAGACAGCCTGAAGGTAGGAGACCCCCTGAAAGAAGACACAGATGTGGGACCCATGATAAGCACCTCTGAGGTAGAGAGGGTTCAAGAGTGGCTTTCCGAGGCGGTAAAAGAGGGTGCAAGGCTAGTAAGAGGTGGCGTAGCCTGTGCCGAAAGCAAAGCTTTGCTGGAGCCTACCATAGTTAGCCTACTGCCACCTCATGCCAAGCTCTTTAGGGAAGAAGCCTTCGCACCTGTGGTGGTGGTAAACCCCTACAGGGACATAGAGGAAGCCATAAGAGCCGTCAACGACTCGGAATACGGTCTTCAGGCAAGCATATTCACCAAAGACATAGACATAGCGTGGGAGTTTATAAGAAAGGTAGAAGCGGGAGGAGTGCTTATCAACGAAGGTCCCAACTTTAGGGCAGACCAGATGCCTTATGGAGGCGTAAAAGCTTCTGGCATAGGAAGGGAGGGTCCCAAGTTTGCCATAGAGGACTACACAGAGATAAAAATGGTGGTGTGGGATTTAAATCCTTAG
- the thiE gene encoding thiamine phosphate synthase, with protein sequence MGRMNLSLYLVTDDKYFVGRDLVDTIEKALQGGVTALQYRFKNKSTRQMYEELLVLRELTRRYGADLVVNDRVDLAMAVGADGVHVGKEDLPPDVVRKIVGESMYIGYSVNSVEDLREVNHLPIDYIGFGSVYETTTKENYKLVGIEGLRQAVKLTSKPVVAIGGITSYRMKEVLQTGVKGVAVVSAILGFEDVEKAARTLAQIYKSTVKEKFLMP encoded by the coding sequence ATGGGTAGGATGAATCTATCTTTGTATTTGGTGACGGATGACAAGTACTTTGTGGGTAGAGACTTGGTGGACACCATAGAGAAGGCTCTTCAGGGAGGTGTCACTGCGCTTCAGTACAGGTTTAAAAACAAGAGCACCAGGCAGATGTACGAGGAGCTGCTGGTTTTGAGGGAGCTGACCAGAAGGTACGGCGCGGACCTGGTGGTCAACGACAGGGTGGACCTGGCTATGGCGGTGGGTGCTGACGGTGTGCATGTGGGCAAGGAAGACCTTCCCCCCGATGTGGTAAGAAAGATAGTGGGCGAGAGCATGTACATAGGATACTCGGTAAACAGCGTGGAGGACCTCAGGGAGGTTAACCACCTTCCCATAGACTACATAGGCTTTGGCTCTGTTTACGAGACTACCACCAAAGAGAACTACAAACTTGTAGGCATAGAGGGACTCAGGCAGGCGGTAAAGCTCACCTCCAAGCCTGTAGTAGCCATAGGCGGCATCACCTCATACAGGATGAAGGAAGTTTTACAAACTGGGGTAAAAGGTGTGGCGGTGGTTTCTGCCATACTGGGCTTTGAGGATGTGGAAAAGGCAGCCAGGACGCTGGCACAGATATACAAAAGCACCGTCAAGGAAAAATTTCTTATGCCATGA
- a CDS encoding immunoglobulin domain-containing protein codes for MKLKGALLAGLALLPFAVSYGAYYDLGTSAPPASVGGCNFVFFNTAPQAAIPDHTLVSTIPGAPAGYTLTTSYNVDKRTVPTSWGTWSHSYTGPVFFTGLGQTTLTLTISPAVESFMLYVEPEEFGTYNCTVTTDAGDNSGPVPITGYAGARGFAFVHPSPVINTITITCDAGADGFAIGEFAATCSAGGGAPPPNVSNITSEFGSRDMVDFKNVPLLTRKGPAIVRIESQNVIFISGIRINEFSRPALQGASLKSNAMTGALQPSQEQNFILDLNAGERPCGAQQFNLSGYCTVGIIFEPKSEGKKEAFLEVYYNTPNPVKIYITGTGVSQQSQPQPQPSPQPPGAGSGGSSGGSGSSAGTGGGGGGGCSMSSGASPLNALAWLMLPGAALFRRLRRS; via the coding sequence ATGAAGCTGAAAGGAGCGCTTTTGGCAGGCTTGGCACTGCTGCCCTTTGCCGTGTCCTACGGCGCTTACTACGACCTTGGAACATCAGCCCCGCCAGCCTCGGTAGGTGGGTGCAACTTCGTATTTTTCAACACAGCCCCTCAGGCTGCAATTCCAGACCATACTCTTGTAAGTACCATACCCGGCGCACCCGCAGGTTACACACTCACCACATCTTATAATGTGGATAAGCGTACCGTTCCTACATCTTGGGGTACTTGGTCGCATAGCTACACCGGTCCCGTATTCTTTACGGGATTAGGGCAAACCACCCTCACGCTTACCATAAGCCCGGCGGTTGAGAGCTTTATGCTGTATGTAGAGCCTGAGGAATTTGGCACATATAACTGCACTGTGACAACTGACGCGGGGGACAACTCTGGACCAGTACCCATAACTGGGTATGCAGGAGCAAGGGGTTTTGCCTTTGTACATCCGTCGCCTGTGATAAACACCATAACCATAACCTGCGACGCTGGAGCTGATGGCTTTGCTATAGGCGAGTTTGCTGCAACTTGTAGCGCTGGCGGAGGAGCACCACCACCAAACGTTTCCAACATCACATCAGAGTTTGGAAGCAGGGATATGGTAGACTTCAAAAACGTGCCTTTACTTACCAGAAAAGGACCTGCCATAGTAAGGATAGAAAGCCAGAATGTTATCTTCATAAGCGGCATCAGGATAAACGAGTTTAGCAGACCAGCACTTCAAGGAGCGTCATTGAAGTCTAACGCTATGACAGGAGCTTTGCAGCCATCTCAGGAGCAGAACTTCATACTTGACCTGAACGCAGGAGAAAGACCTTGCGGAGCTCAGCAGTTTAACCTGTCAGGCTACTGCACAGTGGGAATAATCTTTGAGCCAAAGAGCGAAGGCAAGAAGGAAGCCTTCCTTGAGGTGTATTACAACACACCCAACCCAGTGAAAATATACATAACAGGCACGGGAGTATCTCAGCAAAGCCAGCCACAACCACAGCCATCTCCACAGCCACCCGGCGCAGGTAGCGGTGGCTCATCAGGGGGTAGCGGCTCATCTGCAGGCACAGGCGGTGGAGGCGGAGGTGGATGCTCTATGAGCTCTGGCGCAAGTCCACTTAACGCTCTTGCTTGGCTCATGCTGCCTGGTGCGGCTCTCTTTAGAAGACTGAGAAGGTCATAA